Proteins encoded by one window of Candidatus Nitrosocosmicus arcticus:
- a CDS encoding YncE family protein — MSKGRFNWIFIPFLISTIFLNCISMMLQNNIAEGDSEIVTIEVGNSPYGLAFDPNVGTIYVANWGDNNVTVINGSTNTVIGDPIAVEMGPNSLAYDGHNHYVYVTNAQNDSLSIINTLNKSMNSYSVPVGDLPTGVAISTNENMIYVTNAKDDNVTVINGSTNTVIGDPIAVGDQPRGLAFNPFNNYIYVANYRSNTVTVIDGTTNTVIDTIDVAPTPIRIAINPNEGTVYVSHYKLNERSQNDPISVINGSTNEVVDRIPVCIAPIGLAVNPNTDKVFVANSGSARVSVINPLVNDSIGIPPIDVDLEPYAVVINNLTDSVYVANYNTSTVSVIEDSDPNFETTATRALCPPIPHPEH, encoded by the coding sequence ATGTCAAAGGGAAGATTTAATTGGATTTTTATTCCATTCTTGATATCCACTATTTTTTTAAATTGTATCTCAATGATGTTGCAGAACAATATTGCTGAAGGTGATAGTGAAATAGTTACGATAGAGGTAGGAAATTCCCCATATGGGTTAGCATTTGATCCTAATGTAGGTACTATTTATGTGGCTAATTGGGGAGACAATAATGTTACAGTCATCAACGGATCAACAAATACCGTTATAGGAGATCCAATCGCTGTGGAAATGGGTCCCAATTCATTGGCTTATGATGGACATAATCATTACGTATATGTAACAAACGCTCAAAATGATTCGCTTAGTATTATCAATACTTTGAACAAATCTATGAACAGTTATTCTGTCCCTGTAGGTGATCTACCAACTGGAGTTGCAATAAGCACAAACGAGAACATGATTTATGTAACTAATGCAAAAGATGATAATGTTACAGTCATCAACGGATCAACAAATACCGTTATAGGAGATCCAATCGCTGTTGGAGATCAACCTAGAGGTCTAGCCTTTAATCCTTTCAATAATTATATTTATGTTGCTAATTATCGTTCAAATACAGTCACAGTCATAGATGGAACAACAAATACCGTTATAGATACCATAGATGTAGCTCCAACGCCAATTAGAATCGCAATAAACCCCAATGAAGGAACAGTATATGTGAGTCATTATAAATTAAACGAGAGATCTCAAAATGATCCTATTTCTGTAATCAATGGATCCACAAACGAAGTAGTAGACAGAATTCCTGTATGTATAGCTCCAATTGGACTGGCCGTCAATCCTAATACTGATAAGGTATTTGTAGCAAATTCGGGTTCGGCAAGAGTATCTGTAATAAATCCTTTGGTTAATGATTCAATAGGAATTCCCCCAATAGACGTCGATCTTGAGCCCTATGCTGTGGTCATCAACAATTTGACCGATAGCGTGTATGTTGCAAATTACAATACTAGCACAGTTTCTGTTATAGAGGATTCGGATCCTAATTTTGAAACTACGGCAACACGTGCTTTATGTCCACCGATCCCACATCCAGAACATTAG